The genomic stretch TTGATAAAGACGGAAATCTTTTTGTGAGCACCGGCGAAAGATCAGATAAGGAAACTCGTGTTTATGCTCAGAAAACCGATAATTATTTAGGTAAAATTTTAAAAATAACCAAAGACGGAAAACCCGCTCCGGGAAATCCTTTCATCGGTAAAACCGGTTACAAACCTGAAATTTATGCTTTCGGAATAAGAAATCCTCAAGGTTTAGCGATGGATGAAAAAGGCCAGCTTTGGGATATTGAAATGGGACCAAGAGGCGGAGATGAAATTAATTTAATTCAACCGGGGAAAAATTACGGTTGGGGTGATGTAACTTATGGAATTGAATATTCCGGAGATAAAATCAACAACGGAACGACGCAAAAAGAAGGAACCGAGCAGCCCGTTTATTATTGGGATCCTGTAGTTTCACCAAGTGGAGTAACTTTCTACACCGGAAATATTGACGAATGGAAAAATAATCTATTTATCGCCTGTTTGAGTGGTCAACACATCAACAGAATTGTGATGAAAGACAATAAAGTGGTTGGCGAAGAGCGTTTACTTTTGGATCAAAAAGAAAGATTCAGAGATGTTTTAAATGGTTCCGACCGCAATCTTTACGGAATTACCGACAGCGGAAAATTATATAAAATATCTAAGAAATAACTCTAAAAATAAAGAATCCTGAAAGGACGATTTAACAAAGGATAGGATAAAATCCTATCAAAAAAGATATTATTAAAAAATGGTTTTGGCGCAAAATCTTCGATTTTGCGCCAAAACTTATCAATTATTCTAACAATTATTTTCTTAAGCCTCTTCTAAATGAACCGTAAAATGTCTTAAAATTTCAGGTTCCCAAGTAATGTTATACCCTTTTGAGATTTCATTTCTTCTTTCGTAAACGTTTTTCACTGCAGCAGCGATGTAATCCATGTGATTATTGGTGTACGTTCTTCTAGGAATCGCCAAACGAACCAATTCCAGTTTCGGATAACGATTTTCTCTGGTTTCAGGATCTCTGTCTGCTAGTAAAGTTCCGATTTCAACCGTTCTGATTCCTGCTTCTTTGTAGATTTCTAAACCTAAAGTTTGCGCCGGATATTCTGCACGAGAAACATTTGGTAAGAAGTCCAACGAATCAATAAAAACCGCATGTCCGCCAATTGGCTTTTGTACAGGAATTCCGTATTCAATTAATTTATTTCCAAGATATTCTACCTGAGAAATTCTGCTTTCCAGATAAGCAAATTCAGTCGCTTCATCAAGACCAACAGCCAAAGCAGCCATATCCCTTCCGGCCATTCCACCATACGTGATGAATCCTTCATAAATAATCGTAAAGTTTGAAGCTTTTCTGAAAACGTCTTCATTATTTAAAGCGATGAATCCACCGATATTTACCAAACCGTCTTTTTTAGAACTCATCGTCATTCCTTCACCATAAGAAAACATTTCTTTACAGATATCTTTAATGCTTCTGTTTTCCTGACCTGCTTCTCTTTTTTTGATGAAGTAGGCGTTTTCAGCAAATCTTGCAGAGTCAAAAAATACTGGAATTCCGTATTGGTCTGAAAGTGCTTTTACCGCTTTCATATTTTCAAGAGAAACTGGTTGACCTCCTGAAGAATTACAGGTAATGGTAACCAAACAGAAAGGAATTTGTTCTTTTGGATGAGATTTGTAAACTTCTTCTAATTTTTCAAGGTTGATATTTCCTTTAAAAGGATGAAGGTCGTTAATATCAAAAGCTTCATCAATTGTACAGTCGATTGCGTGTGCTTTTCTGATTTCGATGTGACCTTTTGTGGTGTCAAAATGTGAATTCCCCGGAACCACATCACCATCTTTTACCAAAACCGAAAACAAAACATTTTCAGCAGCTCTTCCCTGGTGTGTTGGTAATAGATATTTAAAACCTGTAATGATTTGTACAGTTTTGTGCAGTTGCTCAAAAGAACGAGAACCGGCATAGCTTTCGTCTCCGGTCATCAAAGCGCCCCATTGTCTGTCTGACATTGCTCCAGTTCCGGAATCTGTCAAAAGATCAATATAAACCTGCGAAGATTTTAGATTAAATAAATTGAACTTTGCGTCTTTCAGCCATTGTTCTCTTTCTTCTCTTGTAGATTGACGGATTTCTTCCACCATTTTAATACGAAACGGTTCTGCATATGGTAATTCCATGTGATATATTTTTAGATTTTATTAAAGAAAAATTAATTTGAAATTGATTTCAAATCATCAGATGTATTTTTGATACTGTTTAAAATTTAACCATTAAGATTAAATTAAGATGTTAAGTTTAATTAGGAAAAACACTAAAAAAATGTTTATTAAGCACTATGCTTTAACTTTTTGAAAGTGTCAAATTTCTTAATGTTTTAAAATCAGACAGTTTAAAGCGAGTAAAAGAAATTTACTCAGGAGCTTTAAATATATTTTCATCTGAATGAAAACCTGCTACGCCGCCGCTTACCGCAAATTTCATCGCCGTAGCTGCAGACATTCCTACAACAGGTTTTATATTTTTTTCTTCAGTTACAATCACCCAGCCAGAAATTGCATAAGAATGCGGAAGGTAAACTGCTACAAAATTATCTTTATGTACATCAGCCATCTCTCTTTGCGTAAGAAAACCTATTCTCCAGATCTCAGGATTTTCATTGGTTTTCACCCAAACCGGATCACTGAATTTTTTCTTATCTCCTACAAACGAAGACATTACATCTTTTGTAGGTGAATAAATATGCTTGATACCAGGTGTTTTTTCTAATAATCTATCGATAGAATCTACAAAGAATCTTCCGACCACAAATTTGTTTCCCAGATAACCCAGTAATGCTGTAATAAGCAATGTTGAAATGAAAACCAACCCCGGAATTTGCCTTGCCACAGACGGAATAATATTGTCTATGGACGTAATAACAGACCAGATGACAAAAATGGTCAATCCGATGGGACCAATAATCAGCAATCCCTGAAAAAAGTTTTTCAGGAAAAAATTAGTCAGATTTTCAAAAGTCGGCTTTTTCAATTTATTTTTATCCGTGTATAGTTTCTTTATTTCCGTAAGATTTTATAATGCCTGCTTCATATTCCAGCCATTCTTCCCATCTCTTGTTTACTTTTTCAGGATCGCCAAGCTGTCTGGCAAATCCGATAAAGGTAGTGTAATGATTGGCTTCAGAAATCATTAATTCTTTATAGAAAGTTTTTAGTTCTTCGTCTTTTATATTTTCTGTTAAAACTTTAAATCTTTCACAACTTCTGGCTTCAATCATCGCAGCAAAAAGCATTTTATCGACAATTAAAGTATCTCTGTGACCTCCTTTTTGAATAAAATTCACCAATTCGTTAACATAATCATCTTTTCTAGTTCGCCCAAAAGTGTAACCTCGTTTTGTAATAATCTCAAGAACCTGCCCGAAATGTTCCAATTCTTCCTGAGCAATTGCTAAAAGTTCTTTTACAATATCCGGACGTTCCGGAAGCATTGTAATTAATCCTATTGCATTGGTAGCTGCTTTTTGCTCACACCATGCATGATCGGTCAAAATTTCCTGAATGTTATCCTCTGCAATATTTGCCCACCTTGGGTCGGTAGGAAGTTTCAACTTAAACATAATTTAAAAATTTCTGTAAATTTAAAATAAATTGCGATAAGAATTATCGTTTTGTTTCAAATTCCGTAGCTGATTTAGTTTGGAGAAGCGGTTTTCTTTCTTAAAACTTCTAAAACATTCCACCCAAAAGCATCAAATTTCTTTAAACCAGTTGCAATGATAAAAGCCAAAGCAACATTAATAATGTAAATAATGACCATTAAAACCCACCAAGGCATCAATTCTTTCATCGGAACAACAAGAAAATAGACCAATGAAGAGCTGATTCCCTGACCGAAATAAAAGAAGATTGCGTTTTTACCAATATGGGTAACAAAATTTTCTTTTTTAATTTTTAATCTGTTGTACAAAATAAATAAAGTCGTCAGAGAAAAGAAAGTCCAGATAATATATGGCGTTTGCGGCGGAAACTTTTGCTTATTGATTTTAAAAAATATTTCGTTTCCAAAGTACCAAAACATCCAAACTAACGCCAAGGCCACCAATCCGTAAAGAACAGGAATCATTTTTGTCGGTATTTTTTTACCTCTCATTCTGTTTCCGACAAGGAAAACTGTCATATAAAAAGCAACATATCCTACTTGCCCACTTGGATAAATTTCCGGGAAAATATTAAATATTAAAGTTAACGCAATGCAAAGTCCGATAAACCAATTGACATGTTTGGGGAAAAATTTTAAAATTAAAACTCCAAAAACGGTTAAAATAAAATAGACTTTAAGATACCAAAAACTTCCCATCACAACAGGGAAAGTATCTGCATTGCTGTATTCGTGAAGATACCAATTCCCTAAATTCTGCCATTGCGGTGCTGTTGAAATACTTGTTGCCAAATACTTTGAGCCAAATGTTGAGTAAAAACTTTGCAGCCATTCGAGTGAGAAAAAGGTGAGCCCGAATATTTTGAAAAAATAATCTAAAAAGAACAGAAGCGTCACAAAGATCATGTACGTTATCTGCAATTTTAGTAAACGGTAAAGCGTTTTCTCAATATTATTTCCTGACGTGATACCACTTAAAGCATAAAAAAGCGCAACATCAAAAACCAAAGAAAACACACGGATTTCCGGAATGATATAAAACTGCCCCGACCAAAATGCCGTGTGAATAAATATAATGGAAAGCGTGGCTAAACCTTTCGCAAAATCAATGTAGAGATCTCTGTTCATCTAAATGTGGATTATTTTCCAAAAGTAATTAAACTTTATCAATATTCTATACAAAGAAAAAGAGGCAAGAACAATGTCTTACCTCTTATTAAAAATATTAAAATAAATGCTTATTTAAGTTCTTTAAACTCTTCAGCAGAAATTTCTCCTGACTGAATTTTTTTCAGCTCATCAAGATATTGGCTCATGTAAGCATCCAACTCAGGATATTTTGAGTTTTTTGCCATTTTGTAAGTTCCGTTTAAAACTCCCTGATAATAATAAAAGAAGTTGTAATCAAAATCTGCTGCAGAAAGGTCGTACTGTCCTAAAAGAAAACCTAAACGTACTGCAGATCTCCTTTGAGGCGGCGTTCCGTGATGTCCTGCACTGGTTGTCTGATAATCGCCAATACTTTGGGCAAACTCATATGCCGCAGCAATCTGGGCAAATGATGTTTGGTTGTATCCATTGGGTCTTCTTAGATAATATCCTGCAAAACCGTCTGCTTCCAATTCGTTTGGTCTTGCCGTGGATTCGCTTACAGAAGGCAATCCAAAAATATACTGCAACTGGTGACCATATTCATGAGCTAGAATCATTGCATTAACAATATTTCCGCCTTTGTTTTTTGCATCGGCATAAATTGCGTATCCATAATAGATCTTTCCAGTGGAATACGAAATCGCATTATACGTAGAATTTGGACTGGACGGATCATTTACGAAACGTAATGTCGGATTACTCCTTCCCCATAAACTGGCAATTTTTGTCATCTGAGCATTCATAAAACTCGTGTCTGTAGAGCTCGGTAATGATGTCGTTAATACGGCACTTGAGCTCCAGTACTGGTCTACATAATAACAGATTTTTTCGAGATCGCTTGGCTGCTCAGGTTTTAAGTTTTCCTTTTGAGTTTCAGATACAGGAGTTTCCATTGTATCGTCGTTACATGCTGATAATGAGAATACAGCAAATGCTCCTGCTAGTAAGCAGAAATTAAAGTTTGTTTTCATATTGAAATATTTTGGTGAAAGCGAAGATATACAATAATGTGAAATAATTCACTAATTCATACCGAAAAAAAGCTATGCTATGCAGGTCGAAAATATTTTTTACTATTTGATAAAGATGCAGTTGTGTTTAAGCATCAAAAAAATAAAATACCAAAACCAAAAAACATGCGACGTTTTGGAAGGGTATAAAAACTCTTTACTAAAGAGGCTTTATGAATAAGATCTGATGTGGAAATATTGCTCAATTTGTGGTAAAAATCATTGTAAAGAACTCACTTCATCTAAATGTGGAATATTTTTTAAAAGTAAGAATAAAACAAAAGCAATTTAATTTCTATATTTGAAACAACCAATCATAAAAATATGAAACTTAAATACGCTCTTATTTTGGCTATTTTTGCCATTCTCAATTTATCTGCGCAAGGAAATCGTTTCACTTATGAATATCAGTTCAGAATTGATTCCACGAAAACAGACAGCCTGAAAAAAGAATTTGTGAACCTGGATATTTTTCCGACCAAATCTTACTTTTATGGTCAGGCTAAATTCGCAAGTGATTCTATCACGAACAATTCGATCATTGAGCAAAGAAAGTCTACTCCGAATAGTTTAAGCTATTCTTCCACCACAGAAGATTGGAATACCTCTTATTTAATAGAAAAGTCATATCCGAGCTTTAAAACTAATTGGTTTACAAATATTGAGCAGACTAATATGGTCGTAGAGGAAACTCCTGTGATAAAATGGCAGATTCTTCCAGAAACAAAAAAAATTGAAAGCTATAATTGTCAGAAAGCGACAGCAAATTTTGGAGGAAGAATTTGGGAAGCATGGTTTTCAAAAGATCTGCCTTTTCCCGACGGGCCTTACAAGTTTCACGGTTTGCCCGGTTTGATTGTGAAATTAGAAGATAAAACCAAGTCACATCAGTTTTTATTGAAAGGAAACAAGAAGCTGAAAGCTGAAGATCATTCTTGGGATTATATTTTAGCACTTCAAAAAGAAGCTAAACATGAATTTGAAGGAGTAAAAGTAAATCCGGCTCAATACAAAAAGTTATTTATGACTTACAAAAATGATCCTGCAAAAGATATTAAACTCGATTTGGCTAATCCTAATCATTCGATGACCGTTACTACAGGAGAAGGCAAAAAATTAACCAACAACGCAGAAATCATAAAGTTTTTCGAAGAATTATCAGCCAGGAAATATAAATCGAACAATAATCAGCTGGAATTAAATTTACACCGAAAGTAGAAAATTTCTCAAAATCATATTGTTACTAAATAAATAATCAGTACATTTGCACCTCGAATTAACTAAAAATTTATAGACAATGTTTGCAATTGTAGAAATAGCAGGGCTTCAATATAAAGTTGAGCAAGACCAGAAGTTGTTTGTGAACCGTTTGAAAGGAGATAAAGGAGGGAAAGTATCTTTCGATAAAATCTTACTTACTGTAAACGGAGCAATCACTGTAGGCGCCCCAGCTGTAAGCGGTATCACTGTAGAGGCAGAGATCCTTGACCACGTAAAGGCTGATAAAGTAATCATCTTCAAGAAGAAAAGAAGAAAAGGTTATGAAGTTAAAAACGGTCACAGACAATCTTTAACTCAAATCAAAATCACTGGAATCACAGGATTTGAAGGAAAAAAAGCAGAGAAGCCTGCTAAAAAAACAACTAAAAAAGCTGACGCTGAAAGCGCAGAATAATTGTTTAACCAAAAAACCTTAAAATAAAATGGCACATAAGAAAGGAGTTGGTAGTTCCAAAAACGGTAGAGAATCTCATTCTAAAAGATTAGGTGTGAAGATTTTCGGTGGACAAGACGCTATTGCTGGTAACATTATTATCAGACAAAGAGGTACTCAACATCACCCAGGTGAAAATGTTGGTATGGGTAAAGATCACACTTTGCACGCTCTTGTTGACGGTAAAGTAGTTTTCAGAAAGAAAGCAAACAACAGATCATTTGTATCTATTGAACCAAACGCATAATTAAATTAGCGTTTTATAAAAATAAAATCCTCAGCATTTTTGTTGAGGATTTTTTGCGCTTAATGAATTTGTAGCGGATTGTTTTTCTGATAATTTAGATAAAAATAATATTTCTAAGATCCCTATTGACCACCTAACTGGATATTTAAATATTAAATACCAAAGATTAAAACTGTCAACGATTATAAATTTCTTATAAATGTTTTTGGTTTCGATCGCGTTTGATATATAGGGAATTAATATAAAGAAAAGTAAAAATATAGATATTTTCATAAAACGATTTATCTTAATATTTTTACTACTTCTGAATATATAAATATTGATTATTAAGACTAAAATAAGGAAAGTTATGTCATAATACGTAAACGACGTAAAAGGCTCTGCAGGCTCGTTGAAGAAATACATTATTGATAATTTTAAAAGCCAAACTGAAAACCTGCTTTAATTCCAAATTTGGAAACATCCGGTCGGTCAAGATAATTTCCTCTCCAATTGAAGTCTACACGGAAAATTCTGATGTTTCCGAAACCTATATTTTCAATCCCAAATCCGTATTCATAATACACTTGCTGATCGGGTGCAGAATATTTTAAATTATCAACATTAATATTTTTTGAAGCATCACTTAATGATCCGTAAGCGCCTCTGATAAACGCAACTTCTCTTAATTTCAATTTTTTAATAAGTGGAATATAAGAAAGTATTTTACCATTGAAATGATGTTCTATATGAAGCGTAGAATAGGTATCTGCAACAAACTCATAGTAATTTAACTGAGCAAACGTATTCGGAACAATTCCGTACGACTGGTTTCCAGGAATAATATTCTGCAGTGCCAAAGGAACGGTATCAAAGTTTTTCCCGGCTTCAAAATTCAGCAATGTTTTTCCCCAACTTCCCAAAAGAATCGGCTTGTAAAACATAAACTGCAATTTGTTATAATTAAAATCTGCATTAAACAAACCTTCAATACCTCTTGTATATTTTAAAACAATGGTCGGAGCCAATGTTCCATGCTCATATCGGTCAACTCCGGTTTGAGAAAAAGTAGCGCCCGGTCTTGCAATCAAACTAATCGTAACATGCGAATCATTGGTCGTCTTTCTTAAGTCACCATTTCTGAAATACATCAAACTAAAACCTGAAGGATTGGCAGATTTAATGCTTTGCATCGTCCCGTCAACTCTTACCTGAAAGTTTTTCCAAGGCTCAATAGAAGTAAAAACACTCGTTTGGTTGACCGAACTTAAAGAAGCATTTTCTCCTCTGGCAAAAACTGTCGAAGAAGCAAATGAACGCGACAGAATACCGTCCTCCGTTGTAAGCTGCACACCCAATTGCGTAATATCTCTTTTGGTTCCGGCTCCCACCATAAAACGATTGACTCTATTGAACATATATCGACCTTCAACCCCATATTTAAATTGCTGATCTTTAAAACCGTAAGCATTATAAAACTCAACTCTCCAAGGGTCATTTTGCGTAAAATAGGTTCTCGCTCCCAATCTTATTCTATCACCTTCCACTTCATTTTTCCCGTAGACTGAGGTTATCGGACCTAAATCGACGCCTTTTGTAACATTATAATATCGAGAAGCAAGCGTTTCTGTAAGTTTAAGAATTCTATTGAATTTTGGAGTCTGTTGTAACCTGTCAAGCATTTCATAAACCCCTTTTTCTTCTTTCGATAAAGAGTCTGGCCTTGCTTTCACCCAAAAAGCATCATCCTTGTCTACAAAGCGATCGTCATATTCTTCTTTTCTCCTTGTGAAAACAGTATCTGCTAAGGGTTTATTAAAATCATAATCAGAATAATCTACAGACCGTTTTGCAATAATGCTTTTTGCTGTCTTCTTTTTCGAAAAAGGGGTCATTTCAATTTCTGTGACGTATTTTTTAGGCAAAAATGTTTCGTCATCAGGATTATCATATTCTAATTCTGTAGAAATAGCGTTGATGAAATTGACATTGATTTTATTTGTAGACTTTAAAGTAGCTTCTAAAACCGCATAAGAATCGGTGTCGATATAAAGATATCCCTGGAAAGCCAAAACTTCAGATCTTCTAGGCTGATAACGTATTTTATACGCCTGTTCTCCCCGAATGGAGACTGTATCAGTCAAATTATAATCATACGTGCTAAAACCATCAGTTCCTACCGGGCTCGGAAACCCGATATCAAAATAATTTAAGGTATTATCATAAATATTGATGTCACGATAAAGATTTTTAGCCGTAATCGCAATAACCTGATTATCCTGAAATCCGGATGTTTTTTGCGCGACTAAAAGTTTTTTTGTTTTCTTGTTTGGTTTGTTTTCTCCGAAATGGTTGTAGATTGATTCATTTAAGAAAATAGGCAATGCCATTTTTCCTCTTGCAGTAGAATCGGCATAATCAAAAATAAAGTCTAATTTATTGAAGATTTTCCTGTTCATAAAAGCACTGTCGAGATTATTGGCATCAAACTGAATCTTTTCGTATTCTTTATAAGTGTAGGTATCAAATTTATCAAGACCGTTATTTCTCTTGCGCTTCCACACTTCCTGCATAATTCTGTATGCCGGATTTTCTTTTTTATTTTTAAATTTTGTTTTCTCGTTGTGAATGACAACTTCTTCAATGCTGCTTACTTTTTCAGACGACAGTTTAATAAGAAGATTATTGTTGCTGTCGGGAGTAATATCTACACTTTCTAACGCATAGTTTTTTTTCTGAAATCTTAATTTGTAAATAATACTGTCAGATTGTAGAGTAAAGCTTCCTGAAGCAGTGGTAAGAACAGGCGTATCGCTTTCATTAATGAAAACCTCGACAGCGCTGACTTCTTTATTGGTTTTAGCATCTACAATCTTTCCGCTTGCTGTATTTTGAGCATGAAAAAGACTGGTTATAAAAAGGGATATATATAGGAGACCGTATTTTAATTGATTGGTTGACATCATTCGTATCTTCGAGCAATAGCTTAAACAAAAACTATGCTGTTTTATTATTAAATTTTAAAAGTTTTTTACAGACTTTGATGTTTATCTATAAACCTGCAAATGTAACGAAAATAAAGCTATGAATATTGCGCTCAGAGAAAGCTTAAAGCTGATATTTAATAAAATACAAAAGTTATATTTTGAGAGGAAATAAAATAAAAAAAAGACTCACATTTCTGTAAGTCTTTTTGCTCCTCCTGCTGGGCTCGAACCAGCGACCCTCTGATTAATCCCGAAGATTCGGGGCTCTAACCAACTGAGCTAAAATTCCAGACAGTTGGTGATTTTCATCACAAAGCGTCTCTATAAATCTCCTTGATTTTTGTCTTTTAATAAACCTTTCGACAGCAATGACATTAGCCTTATCATCCGAAACCTCAAAAAGAGCAACTAGTTTCCACGGACGGAATTTTCGAGTGAATGTATTAAAGTTTTCCTGCCGATTATGTTTCAAAGTCTTTTATTCGGAAATTGTGAATATCCGGTGTAATATTTATCTGCTGATTCTGAAAACAAAATATAAATATAAGACATAAAAAAACCGTAATCTAAGTGACTACGGTTTGCTCCTCCTGCTAGGCTCGAACCAGCGACCCTCTGATTAATCCCGAAGATTCGGGACTCTAACCAACTGAGCTAAAATTCCAGACAGTTGGTGATTTTCATCACAAAGCGTCTCTATAAATCTCCTTGATTTTTGTCTTTTAATAAACCTTTCGACAGCAATGACATTAGCCTTATCATCCGAAACCTCAAAAAGAGCAACTAGTTTCCACGGACGGAATTTTCGAGTGAATGTATTAAAGTTTTCCTGCCGATTATGTTTCAAAGTCTTTTATTCGGAAATTGTGAATATCCGGTGTAATATTTATCTGCTGATTCTGAAAACAAAATATAAATATAAGACATAAAAAAACCGTAATCTAAGTGACTACGGTTTGCTCCTCCTGCTAGGCTCGAACCAGCACCCTCTGATTAATCCCGAAGATTCGGGACTCTAACCAACTGAGCTAAAATTCCAGACAGTTGGTGATTTTCATCACAAAGCGTCTCTATAAATCTCCTTGATTTTTGTCTTTTAATAAACCTTTCGACAGCAATGACATTAGCCTTATCATCCGAAACCTCAAAAAGAGCAACTAGTTTCCACGGACGGAATTTTCGAGTGAATGTATTAAAGTTTTCCTGCCGATTATGTTTCAAAGTCTTTTATTCGGAAATTGTGAATATCCGGTGTAATATTTATCTGCTGATTCTGAAAACAAAATATAAATATAATACATAAAAAAAACCGTAATCTAAGTGACTACGGTTTGCTCCTCCTG from Chryseobacterium indoltheticum encodes the following:
- a CDS encoding PQQ-dependent sugar dehydrogenase, which translates into the protein MKKLLLPILLASATTMISCQGKGKPSEPSAKEEKPNTSYKPAFKGQTRIAPIKTSTPYNVEVLTKDLGKPWGIINLPDGKFLITEKSGFMNVVSIDGKQISKIEGFPKVDSKGQGGMLDVALDPNFKTNNIIYFSYSEPYEGGNHTAVAKGKLSPDLKNISEVKVIFRATPTYNGDKHYGSRLVFDKDGNLFVSTGERSDKETRVYAQKTDNYLGKILKITKDGKPAPGNPFIGKTGYKPEIYAFGIRNPQGLAMDEKGQLWDIEMGPRGGDEINLIQPGKNYGWGDVTYGIEYSGDKINNGTTQKEGTEQPVYYWDPVVSPSGVTFYTGNIDEWKNNLFIACLSGQHINRIVMKDNKVVGEERLLLDQKERFRDVLNGSDRNLYGITDSGKLYKISKK
- a CDS encoding acyltransferase family protein — translated: MNRDLYIDFAKGLATLSIIFIHTAFWSGQFYIIPEIRVFSLVFDVALFYALSGITSGNNIEKTLYRLLKLQITYMIFVTLLFFLDYFFKIFGLTFFSLEWLQSFYSTFGSKYLATSISTAPQWQNLGNWYLHEYSNADTFPVVMGSFWYLKVYFILTVFGVLILKFFPKHVNWFIGLCIALTLIFNIFPEIYPSGQVGYVAFYMTVFLVGNRMRGKKIPTKMIPVLYGLVALALVWMFWYFGNEIFFKINKQKFPPQTPYIIWTFFSLTTLFILYNRLKIKKENFVTHIGKNAIFFYFGQGISSSLVYFLVVPMKELMPWWVLMVIIYIINVALAFIIATGLKKFDAFGWNVLEVLRKKTASPN
- a CDS encoding GLPGLI family protein, giving the protein MKLKYALILAIFAILNLSAQGNRFTYEYQFRIDSTKTDSLKKEFVNLDIFPTKSYFYGQAKFASDSITNNSIIEQRKSTPNSLSYSSTTEDWNTSYLIEKSYPSFKTNWFTNIEQTNMVVEETPVIKWQILPETKKIESYNCQKATANFGGRIWEAWFSKDLPFPDGPYKFHGLPGLIVKLEDKTKSHQFLLKGNKKLKAEDHSWDYILALQKEAKHEFEGVKVNPAQYKKLFMTYKNDPAKDIKLDLANPNHSMTVTTGEGKKLTNNAEIIKFFEELSARKYKSNNNQLELNLHRK
- a CDS encoding tryptophanase; this encodes MELPYAEPFRIKMVEEIRQSTREEREQWLKDAKFNLFNLKSSQVYIDLLTDSGTGAMSDRQWGALMTGDESYAGSRSFEQLHKTVQIITGFKYLLPTHQGRAAENVLFSVLVKDGDVVPGNSHFDTTKGHIEIRKAHAIDCTIDEAFDINDLHPFKGNINLEKLEEVYKSHPKEQIPFCLVTITCNSSGGQPVSLENMKAVKALSDQYGIPVFFDSARFAENAYFIKKREAGQENRSIKDICKEMFSYGEGMTMSSKKDGLVNIGGFIALNNEDVFRKASNFTIIYEGFITYGGMAGRDMAALAVGLDEATEFAYLESRISQVEYLGNKLIEYGIPVQKPIGGHAVFIDSLDFLPNVSRAEYPAQTLGLEIYKEAGIRTVEIGTLLADRDPETRENRYPKLELVRLAIPRRTYTNNHMDYIAAAVKNVYERRNEISKGYNITWEPEILRHFTVHLEEA
- the rplU gene encoding 50S ribosomal protein L21, whose amino-acid sequence is MFAIVEIAGLQYKVEQDQKLFVNRLKGDKGGKVSFDKILLTVNGAITVGAPAVSGITVEAEILDHVKADKVIIFKKKRRKGYEVKNGHRQSLTQIKITGITGFEGKKAEKPAKKTTKKADAESAE
- a CDS encoding DUF502 domain-containing protein, with product MKKPTFENLTNFFLKNFFQGLLIIGPIGLTIFVIWSVITSIDNIIPSVARQIPGLVFISTLLITALLGYLGNKFVVGRFFVDSIDRLLEKTPGIKHIYSPTKDVMSSFVGDKKKFSDPVWVKTNENPEIWRIGFLTQREMADVHKDNFVAVYLPHSYAISGWVIVTEEKNIKPVVGMSAATAMKFAVSGGVAGFHSDENIFKAPE
- a CDS encoding DUF5686 family protein, with product MMSTNQLKYGLLYISLFITSLFHAQNTASGKIVDAKTNKEVSAVEVFINESDTPVLTTASGSFTLQSDSIIYKLRFQKKNYALESVDITPDSNNNLLIKLSSEKVSSIEEVVIHNEKTKFKNKKENPAYRIMQEVWKRKRNNGLDKFDTYTYKEYEKIQFDANNLDSAFMNRKIFNKLDFIFDYADSTARGKMALPIFLNESIYNHFGENKPNKKTKKLLVAQKTSGFQDNQVIAITAKNLYRDINIYDNTLNYFDIGFPSPVGTDGFSTYDYNLTDTVSIRGEQAYKIRYQPRRSEVLAFQGYLYIDTDSYAVLEATLKSTNKINVNFINAISTELEYDNPDDETFLPKKYVTEIEMTPFSKKKTAKSIIAKRSVDYSDYDFNKPLADTVFTRRKEEYDDRFVDKDDAFWVKARPDSLSKEEKGVYEMLDRLQQTPKFNRILKLTETLASRYYNVTKGVDLGPITSVYGKNEVEGDRIRLGARTYFTQNDPWRVEFYNAYGFKDQQFKYGVEGRYMFNRVNRFMVGAGTKRDITQLGVQLTTEDGILSRSFASSTVFARGENASLSSVNQTSVFTSIEPWKNFQVRVDGTMQSIKSANPSGFSLMYFRNGDLRKTTNDSHVTISLIARPGATFSQTGVDRYEHGTLAPTIVLKYTRGIEGLFNADFNYNKLQFMFYKPILLGSWGKTLLNFEAGKNFDTVPLALQNIIPGNQSYGIVPNTFAQLNYYEFVADTYSTLHIEHHFNGKILSYIPLIKKLKLREVAFIRGAYGSLSDASKNINVDNLKYSAPDQQVYYEYGFGIENIGFGNIRIFRVDFNWRGNYLDRPDVSKFGIKAGFQFGF
- the miaE gene encoding tRNA-(ms[2]io[6]A)-hydroxylase, giving the protein MFKLKLPTDPRWANIAEDNIQEILTDHAWCEQKAATNAIGLITMLPERPDIVKELLAIAQEELEHFGQVLEIITKRGYTFGRTRKDDYVNELVNFIQKGGHRDTLIVDKMLFAAMIEARSCERFKVLTENIKDEELKTFYKELMISEANHYTTFIGFARQLGDPEKVNKRWEEWLEYEAGIIKSYGNKETIHG
- a CDS encoding neutral zinc metallopeptidase, producing the protein MKTNFNFCLLAGAFAVFSLSACNDDTMETPVSETQKENLKPEQPSDLEKICYYVDQYWSSSAVLTTSLPSSTDTSFMNAQMTKIASLWGRSNPTLRFVNDPSSPNSTYNAISYSTGKIYYGYAIYADAKNKGGNIVNAMILAHEYGHQLQYIFGLPSVSESTARPNELEADGFAGYYLRRPNGYNQTSFAQIAAAYEFAQSIGDYQTTSAGHHGTPPQRRSAVRLGFLLGQYDLSAADFDYNFFYYYQGVLNGTYKMAKNSKYPELDAYMSQYLDELKKIQSGEISAEEFKELK
- the rpmA gene encoding 50S ribosomal protein L27, whose protein sequence is MAHKKGVGSSKNGRESHSKRLGVKIFGGQDAIAGNIIIRQRGTQHHPGENVGMGKDHTLHALVDGKVVFRKKANNRSFVSIEPNA